In a genomic window of bacterium:
- a CDS encoding energy transducer TonB: MTATAPAIGRPTAWACSTFGHALLLALLLLWPLAAPVPITKPVTLMPLAFVSRPGGGGGGAIPGPPSPPQGPPAPAVAPAPPPKPEAVVKPVPVPKPAPVVAAKPKPRPMLEPSARPSAAPPTTAASGDGAAGSTGTAGGSGGGGAGTGNGTGGDGGSGARPAYGVNPKPPYPIAARRLGQQGVVLLQVRVRPDGSPADVRVQRSSGHELLDEAAASTVRTRWKFIPARRGDEPVESTVTFPIRFDLKAG; this comes from the coding sequence ATGACGGCGACAGCTCCCGCGATCGGGCGTCCGACGGCCTGGGCGTGCTCGACCTTCGGGCACGCGCTGCTCCTGGCGCTTCTGCTGCTGTGGCCGCTCGCCGCGCCGGTGCCGATCACGAAGCCGGTGACGCTGATGCCGCTGGCGTTCGTCTCCCGTCCCGGCGGCGGCGGAGGCGGCGCGATTCCCGGACCGCCCTCGCCGCCCCAGGGGCCGCCCGCGCCCGCGGTCGCGCCGGCACCGCCGCCGAAGCCCGAGGCGGTCGTGAAGCCGGTGCCGGTGCCAAAGCCGGCTCCGGTGGTGGCCGCGAAGCCGAAGCCCAGGCCGATGCTCGAGCCGTCTGCGCGGCCGAGCGCCGCCCCGCCGACGACCGCAGCGAGCGGCGACGGCGCGGCCGGCAGCACCGGCACCGCGGGCGGCAGCGGTGGCGGCGGGGCCGGAACCGGGAACGGCACGGGCGGCGACGGCGGCAGCGGCGCACGGCCGGCCTACGGCGTGAACCCGAAGCCGCCCTATCCGATCGCAGCGCGACGGCTCGGGCAGCAGGGCGTCGTGCTGCTCCAGGTGCGCGTCCGCCCCGACGGCTCGCCGGCGGACGTGCGCGTGCAGCGTTCGTCGGGCCACGAGCTCCTCGACGAGGCGGCCGCGAGCACCGTGCGCACGCGCTGGAAGTTCATCCCGGCCCGGCGCGGCGACGAGCCGGTCGAGAGCACCGTCACGTTCCCCATCCGCTTCGATCTGAAGGCGGGCTGA
- a CDS encoding glutathione S-transferase family protein translates to MKIYDSFGPNPRALRFFLLEKGIALPKEDVNLLGMENRQAPYTDRNPGGQIPALEMANGRVIGETVAIFEYLEETHPTPPLVGTTPEERAETRCWQRRVELRITEHLYNGFRFAEGLEIFKPRLRVLPEAADGLKATARDNLAWLDPLLAGKPFVAGDRFTIADIILYCALDFGRGVGQPFDPSLANVAAWFARVGARPAAAASLHPMAEAIGSAG, encoded by the coding sequence ATGAAGATCTACGACTCCTTCGGCCCGAACCCGCGCGCGCTCCGCTTCTTCCTCCTCGAGAAGGGCATCGCGCTGCCGAAGGAGGACGTGAACCTGCTCGGCATGGAGAATCGCCAGGCGCCGTACACCGACAGGAACCCCGGCGGCCAGATACCGGCGCTCGAGATGGCGAACGGCCGCGTCATCGGCGAAACCGTCGCCATCTTCGAGTACCTCGAGGAGACGCACCCGACGCCGCCGCTCGTCGGCACCACGCCCGAGGAGCGCGCCGAGACGCGCTGCTGGCAGCGCCGCGTCGAGCTCAGGATCACCGAGCATCTCTACAACGGCTTCCGCTTCGCCGAGGGCCTCGAGATCTTCAAGCCGCGGCTGCGCGTCCTGCCCGAGGCCGCCGACGGCCTCAAGGCGACGGCGCGCGACAACCTGGCGTGGCTCGACCCGCTGCTCGCCGGCAAGCCGTTCGTCGCAGGCGACCGCTTCACCATCGCCGACATCATCCTCTACTGCGCACTCGACTTCGGCCGCGGCGTGGGCCAGCCGTTCGATCCGTCGCTCGCCAACGTCGCCGCGTGGTTCGCGCGCGTCGGCGCGCGGCCCGCGGCCGCGGCGAGTCTGCACCCGATGGCGGAGGCGATCGGCTCGGCGGGCTGA
- a CDS encoding nuclear transport factor 2 family protein: MTPADANAALVRRFWTDLYAHRFAALGAYFTDDAVYDDVPIPAAKVVGPAAIVRKLEIGFARVLRHTEHVHRVVADASCVVTEHTEDWVFAEDHVVSLPFVSVQEVAHGRITRWSDYSNMATLLEAAPPWWLAHVTAAWAEQP, from the coding sequence ATGACGCCCGCCGACGCCAACGCCGCCCTCGTCCGTCGCTTCTGGACCGACCTCTACGCGCATCGCTTCGCTGCGCTCGGCGCCTACTTCACTGACGACGCCGTCTACGACGACGTGCCGATTCCGGCCGCGAAGGTGGTGGGGCCGGCGGCGATCGTGCGCAAGCTCGAGATCGGCTTCGCGCGCGTGCTGCGCCACACCGAGCACGTCCACCGTGTGGTCGCCGACGCCAGCTGCGTGGTCACCGAGCACACCGAGGACTGGGTGTTCGCCGAGGACCACGTCGTCTCGCTGCCGTTCGTCTCGGTGCAGGAGGTCGCGCACGGCCGGATCACGCGCTGGAGCGACTACAGCAACATGGCGACGCTGCTCGAGGCGGCGCCGCCGTGGTGGCTCGCGCACGTGACGGCGGCGTGGGCCGAGCAGCCCTGA
- a CDS encoding deoxyhypusine synthase family protein, protein MKPFAKPPPNENGFAAMPPLSAAERKRKRELLTRPTKPVRIRRGTTVADLVTQYADASIQARNLGSVARVMEKMLTDPKRPTVYLGLAGPLIAAGLRQVIRDLVASGCVDVVVSTGAILYQDLYQARGGTHWRGTPDADDATLHGLRVDRIYDTYVDEELFWEFDSWCGRIADEMPEGAYSSRAYLAELAKRLDDPESILVTCRKRGVPVFSPALNDSSIGIGLTEHRLRMRRQGRAGIRIDSIADNHEIVQTMVRSRATAAVYVAGGVPKNWINDGVVMSYLFGRERGHDYAVQVTADAPHWGGLSGSTLDEAKSWGKVGEHAATAMCFVEPSVSLPLVAGYVLQKRLGTKRPRLRWTWDGEELVGLETRTRGR, encoded by the coding sequence ATGAAGCCGTTCGCGAAGCCGCCGCCGAACGAGAACGGATTCGCCGCCATGCCGCCCCTCTCCGCGGCGGAGCGGAAGCGGAAACGCGAGCTGCTCACCCGCCCGACGAAGCCGGTCCGCATCCGACGCGGGACCACCGTCGCCGACCTGGTCACGCAGTACGCCGACGCCAGCATCCAGGCCCGCAACCTCGGGAGCGTCGCCCGGGTGATGGAGAAGATGCTCACCGATCCGAAGCGGCCGACCGTCTATCTCGGACTGGCCGGCCCGCTGATCGCGGCCGGGCTGCGGCAGGTGATCCGCGACCTCGTCGCCAGCGGCTGCGTCGACGTCGTGGTCTCGACCGGCGCCATCCTCTATCAGGACCTGTATCAGGCGCGCGGCGGTACGCACTGGCGCGGCACCCCCGACGCCGACGACGCGACGCTGCACGGGCTGCGCGTCGACCGCATCTACGACACCTACGTCGACGAGGAGCTCTTCTGGGAGTTCGACTCGTGGTGCGGTCGCATCGCCGACGAGATGCCCGAGGGCGCATACTCGTCGCGCGCATATCTGGCCGAGCTCGCGAAGCGGCTCGACGACCCCGAGTCGATCCTCGTCACCTGCCGCAAGCGCGGCGTGCCGGTCTTCAGCCCCGCCCTGAACGACTCGTCCATCGGCATCGGCCTCACCGAGCACCGCCTGCGCATGCGCCGTCAGGGCCGCGCGGGCATACGCATCGACTCCATCGCCGACAACCACGAGATCGTGCAGACGATGGTCCGCTCGCGTGCGACCGCCGCGGTCTACGTCGCGGGCGGCGTGCCGAAGAACTGGATCAACGACGGCGTGGTGATGAGCTATCTCTTCGGCCGCGAGCGCGGCCACGACTACGCCGTCCAGGTGACGGCCGACGCGCCGCACTGGGGCGGGCTCTCCGGCTCGACGCTCGACGAGGCGAAGTCGTGGGGCAAGGTCGGGGAGCACGCCGCGACGGCGATGTGCTTCGTCGAGCCGTCGGTGTCCCTACCGCTGGTCGCCGGCTACGTGCTCCAGAAGCGCCTCGGGACGAAGCGCCCGCGGCTGCGCTGGACGTGGGACGGCGAAGAGCTGGTCGGGCTCGAGACGCGCACGCGCGGACGCTGA
- a CDS encoding carbonic anhydrase, translating to MDRMDGRRGDAGGIGRRRLLLGAGALALAGGRTQRVWAAEGVAPEAPPPTPQAALEELRTGNARFAGGELLQPRRELDRLKQLGEGQKPYAAILGCADSRVPIEIVFDEGFGDLFVVRVAGNVATPTEIASLEYAVAVLGVQAILVLGHGSCGAVKAALAGAAVPGQISTLYQHIVPGIDRTKDLTTAIAANVRFQARQLRQASPVIGGGLTAGTLALAGGVFELGSGRVTPVDVD from the coding sequence GTGGACAGGATGGACGGTCGACGGGGGGACGCCGGCGGCATCGGGCGTCGTCGCCTGCTTCTCGGGGCGGGTGCGCTCGCGCTGGCGGGAGGACGCACGCAGCGGGTCTGGGCCGCGGAGGGCGTCGCGCCGGAAGCGCCGCCGCCGACGCCGCAGGCCGCGCTCGAAGAGCTGCGCACCGGCAACGCGCGGTTCGCGGGCGGCGAGCTCCTCCAGCCGCGGCGCGAGCTCGACCGCCTGAAGCAACTGGGCGAGGGGCAGAAGCCCTATGCCGCCATTCTCGGTTGCGCCGACTCGCGCGTGCCGATCGAGATCGTGTTCGACGAGGGCTTCGGCGACCTCTTCGTCGTGCGCGTCGCCGGCAACGTCGCCACGCCGACCGAGATCGCGAGCCTCGAGTACGCCGTCGCAGTGCTGGGCGTGCAGGCGATCCTGGTCCTCGGGCACGGCAGCTGCGGTGCGGTGAAGGCGGCGCTCGCCGGCGCCGCCGTTCCCGGCCAGATCAGCACGCTCTACCAGCACATCGTGCCCGGCATCGACCGCACGAAGGACCTCACGACGGCGATCGCGGCGAACGTGCGCTTCCAGGCGCGCCAGCTGCGCCAGGCGTCGCCGGTCATCGGCGGCGGGCTCACGGCGGGGACGCTCGCGCTCGCCGGCGGCGTCTTCGAGCTCGGCTCGGGGCGGGTGACGCCCGTCGACGTCGACTGA
- a CDS encoding urease accessory protein, whose product MTDTSTATPVALLGLGFLLGLRHALDVDHLAAVSTIVSQGRGLWRSSLVGAIWGLGHTAALLVVAIAVVGLHAEMPAALGHALELGVAVMLVVLGSRLLWSLARGARLHVHPHEHDGVRHVHPHLHADAEHHDHVPHRRPFLIGCVHGMAGSAGLMLAVAATISDPALALLYVAAFGLGSVGGMMAMSTLLGVPLALAGARFARAETGLRVLAGLASVGVGVQLAIEIGRDAGFLA is encoded by the coding sequence ATGACGGACACCAGCACCGCCACACCCGTCGCGCTCCTGGGCCTCGGGTTCCTCCTCGGCCTGCGGCACGCCCTCGACGTCGACCACCTGGCCGCGGTCTCCACCATCGTGAGCCAGGGACGGGGGCTGTGGCGCTCGTCCCTGGTCGGCGCGATCTGGGGCCTCGGGCACACCGCGGCGCTGCTCGTGGTCGCGATCGCCGTCGTCGGGCTGCATGCGGAGATGCCGGCGGCGCTGGGCCATGCGCTCGAGCTCGGCGTCGCCGTGATGCTGGTCGTGCTCGGATCGCGGTTGCTGTGGTCGCTGGCGCGCGGTGCACGCCTGCACGTCCATCCGCACGAGCACGACGGCGTGCGCCATGTCCATCCGCACCTCCACGCGGACGCCGAGCACCACGATCACGTGCCGCACCGGCGCCCGTTCCTCATCGGCTGCGTGCACGGGATGGCGGGCAGCGCGGGGCTCATGCTCGCGGTCGCCGCGACCATCTCGGATCCGGCACTGGCGCTGCTCTACGTCGCGGCCTTCGGCCTCGGGTCGGTGGGCGGCATGATGGCGATGAGCACGCTCCTCGGCGTCCCGCTCGCGCTGGCCGGCGCGCGCTTCGCGCGTGCCGAGACGGGGCTGCGCGTGCTCGCCGGCCTGGCGAGCGTCGGCGTCGGCGTCCAGCTGGCGATCGAGATCGGACGCGACGCGGGATTCCTGGCGTAG
- a CDS encoding M48 family metalloprotease produces the protein MLRSWLLVLALALAACGPVRSRATEARLDVADAARAARLSAAAASLLRSLPQGGRTTVVLSRRPGLGAWARRSGRIEVTPALVDLLDDDELAAAVAHELGHLVAGGHVDAAAALAGAGDAAGEERADAVGCRLLAASGRPTGALPRLLRRLGPALGECDFAARAATAEAGACATP, from the coding sequence GTGCTCCGCTCGTGGCTCCTCGTCCTCGCGCTGGCGCTCGCAGCCTGCGGACCGGTGCGGTCGCGGGCCACCGAGGCGCGGCTCGACGTCGCGGACGCCGCGCGCGCGGCACGGCTGTCCGCCGCCGCCGCGAGCCTGCTGCGGAGCCTGCCGCAGGGAGGGCGCACCACGGTCGTGCTGTCGCGACGCCCCGGCCTCGGCGCCTGGGCCCGACGCTCGGGCCGCATCGAGGTGACGCCCGCGCTGGTCGACCTGCTCGACGACGACGAGCTGGCCGCAGCCGTGGCCCACGAGCTGGGCCACCTCGTCGCCGGCGGTCACGTCGACGCGGCCGCCGCCCTCGCGGGCGCCGGAGACGCGGCCGGCGAGGAGCGCGCCGACGCCGTCGGCTGCCGCCTCCTCGCCGCCAGCGGTCGTCCCACCGGGGCGCTCCCGCGCCTGCTGCGACGCCTCGGCCCGGCGCTGGGCGAGTGCGACTTCGCGGCGCGCGCCGCCACCGCCGAAGCCGGGGCCTGCGCAACGCCATAG
- a CDS encoding CAP domain-containing protein, which produces MFHKCLVALATFASLFVVGSARALTTPKLTLVVPKKGDASLRWNFRGNDRKDAVTVEIQHTLNDGGWTPWRSIGGAKRKQTVAVGTLASGTHAWRARAVDSDETTAWSANVGLTVAAPPAAPGPDDPPLAAGESECPSGWVAEVLRLANEERRSAGVAALANHPALAKAARRRAIDMAASGKLSHDGWTTIIRLFGYLGGLLGENIASGYASPAAVMSGWMGSSGHRANLLRSGYRDSGIGCVLDARRRPWWAHDFGG; this is translated from the coding sequence ATGTTCCACAAGTGTCTCGTCGCGCTGGCGACGTTCGCCAGCCTGTTCGTCGTCGGGTCCGCCCGCGCCCTCACCACCCCGAAGCTGACCCTCGTCGTCCCGAAGAAGGGCGACGCCAGCCTGCGCTGGAACTTCCGCGGCAACGACCGCAAGGACGCGGTCACGGTCGAGATCCAGCACACCCTGAACGACGGCGGCTGGACGCCCTGGCGCAGCATCGGCGGCGCCAAGCGCAAGCAGACCGTCGCCGTGGGGACGCTGGCGTCCGGCACCCACGCCTGGCGGGCACGGGCCGTCGACTCGGACGAGACCACCGCCTGGAGCGCGAACGTCGGGCTCACCGTCGCCGCCCCGCCGGCCGCGCCGGGTCCGGACGATCCGCCGCTCGCCGCCGGCGAGAGCGAGTGCCCGTCCGGCTGGGTCGCCGAGGTACTGCGCCTCGCCAACGAGGAGCGCCGCAGCGCCGGCGTCGCGGCGCTGGCGAATCATCCCGCCCTCGCCAAGGCCGCCCGCCGGCGCGCCATCGACATGGCCGCGTCCGGCAAGCTCAGTCACGACGGGTGGACGACGATCATCCGTCTCTTCGGCTACCTGGGCGGCCTGCTCGGCGAGAACATCGCCTCCGGCTACGCCTCGCCGGCGGCGGTGATGTCGGGCTGGATGGGCAGCAGCGGCCACCGCGCGAACCTCCTGCGCAGCGGCTACCGCGACAGCGGGATCGGCTGCGTCCTCGATGCGCGCCGCCGCCCATGGTGGGCGCACGACTTCGGCGGCTGA
- a CDS encoding TonB-dependent receptor, whose amino-acid sequence MRTRGSRALAVAVWLLATIARAQEAPEPESPPGDVLDSPVVEERDEPTAGAEAGIRLPEVVVQARPPVSAASSDDIAYETFELRPHTTLQEVMNNVPGLIVRQHQGGGKATQYLIRGFDADHGTDFLVTVDKLPVNLVSHGHGQGYADLNFVIPETIETLQLRKGTYFPELGDFANAGALNLVTKSAFAEDFALAEGGSFDRMRFVAGVSPKFGEVQTLFAAQAYYSNGPFIHPEHFARYNAYGKLTATPHENAVLSLAGTFYQADWDASGQIPQRLVSDGRLDRFGSLDPTEGGRTDRENLDLHYDWEPTADQTISLQGWASRYKLKLWSNFTFYQDTIFPGPDGDIPRFHEGAGGRVFDAFQSGPPRPGQRAVPGDGIEQNDARWLYGFNGSWAKRWELLHLPLTTTLGFQTRTDDIDVAVHRQVQRDRFFTVSKTNIVEGSYGFYLTQSIVFTDWLRFEGGLRGDWFTFDVRNRLPSNQGTDPDFEAVPLGGYADQGIVSPKANLVLTPEPNTDVYLNFGNGFHSNDARAVIQAQMAGDDDFKPLVQSVGYEIGTRTRQWDDRLSASAALWLIDLESEVVFCGDCGFIEGPQTGTSFGVQGPTRRWGVDFETRFRITDWLFADYDLSWADPRYKDGLAIPIAPTLFMNGGLTAELADGFSAAFRIRYLDDRPANENRTIVAPGYVLMDLFLKYRWRNVELGLDLLNLGNFDWQEAVFADTSCVASEVRGGRCGNPRGPIDDIHFTPGDPFGVRGRVIVYF is encoded by the coding sequence ATGCGCACGAGAGGATCGCGCGCGCTCGCCGTCGCCGTGTGGCTGCTGGCGACGATCGCGCGCGCCCAGGAAGCACCGGAGCCCGAGTCGCCGCCCGGCGACGTGCTCGACTCGCCCGTCGTCGAGGAGCGCGACGAGCCCACCGCGGGCGCCGAAGCCGGCATCCGCCTGCCCGAGGTCGTGGTACAGGCGCGGCCGCCCGTGTCGGCCGCGTCGTCCGACGACATCGCCTACGAGACCTTCGAGCTGCGTCCGCACACGACGCTCCAGGAGGTGATGAACAACGTCCCGGGCCTGATCGTCCGGCAGCACCAGGGCGGCGGCAAGGCGACGCAGTATCTGATCCGCGGCTTCGACGCCGACCACGGCACCGACTTCCTCGTCACCGTCGACAAGCTGCCCGTGAACCTCGTCTCGCACGGCCACGGACAGGGCTACGCCGACCTCAACTTCGTCATCCCCGAGACGATCGAGACGCTCCAGCTCCGCAAGGGAACCTACTTCCCCGAGCTCGGCGACTTCGCCAACGCAGGCGCGCTCAACCTGGTCACCAAGTCGGCCTTTGCGGAGGACTTCGCGCTCGCCGAAGGCGGCAGCTTCGACCGCATGCGATTCGTCGCGGGCGTCTCGCCGAAGTTCGGCGAGGTGCAGACGCTCTTCGCGGCGCAGGCCTACTACTCGAACGGCCCGTTCATCCACCCCGAGCACTTCGCGCGCTACAACGCGTACGGGAAGCTCACGGCCACGCCGCACGAGAACGCGGTGCTGTCCCTCGCGGGCACCTTCTACCAGGCCGACTGGGACGCGTCGGGGCAGATCCCGCAGCGCCTCGTCTCCGACGGACGGCTCGACCGCTTCGGCTCGCTCGATCCCACCGAAGGCGGCCGCACCGACCGCGAGAACCTCGACCTGCACTACGACTGGGAGCCCACCGCGGATCAGACGATCTCGCTCCAGGGCTGGGCCAGCCGCTACAAGCTGAAGCTCTGGTCGAACTTCACGTTCTACCAGGACACCATCTTCCCGGGCCCCGACGGCGACATCCCGCGCTTCCACGAGGGCGCCGGCGGGCGCGTGTTCGACGCCTTCCAGAGCGGCCCGCCGCGCCCCGGCCAGCGCGCCGTGCCCGGCGACGGCATCGAGCAGAACGACGCGCGCTGGCTCTACGGGTTCAACGGCAGCTGGGCGAAGCGCTGGGAGCTGCTGCACCTGCCCCTGACGACGACGCTCGGCTTCCAGACCCGCACCGACGACATCGACGTCGCCGTGCACCGCCAGGTGCAGCGCGACCGCTTCTTCACCGTCAGCAAGACGAACATCGTCGAGGGCTCGTACGGCTTCTACCTCACGCAGAGCATCGTCTTCACCGACTGGCTGCGCTTCGAGGGCGGGCTCCGCGGCGACTGGTTCACGTTCGACGTGAGGAACCGCCTGCCCTCGAACCAGGGCACGGATCCCGACTTCGAGGCCGTGCCGCTCGGCGGCTACGCCGACCAGGGCATCGTCAGCCCGAAGGCGAACCTCGTCCTGACGCCCGAGCCGAACACCGACGTCTACCTGAACTTCGGCAACGGCTTTCACTCGAACGACGCCCGCGCCGTGATCCAGGCCCAGATGGCCGGCGACGACGACTTCAAGCCGCTCGTGCAGTCGGTCGGCTACGAGATCGGCACGCGCACGCGCCAGTGGGACGATCGCCTCTCCGCGTCCGCGGCGCTGTGGCTCATCGACCTCGAGAGCGAGGTCGTGTTCTGCGGCGACTGCGGCTTCATCGAAGGTCCGCAGACCGGCACGAGCTTCGGCGTGCAGGGCCCGACGCGGCGCTGGGGCGTCGACTTCGAGACCCGGTTCCGGATCACCGACTGGCTGTTCGCCGACTACGACCTCTCGTGGGCCGACCCGCGCTACAAGGACGGTCTCGCGATTCCGATCGCTCCCACCCTGTTCATGAACGGCGGCCTCACCGCGGAGCTCGCCGACGGCTTCTCGGCGGCGTTCCGCATCCGCTACCTCGACGACCGTCCCGCCAACGAGAACCGCACCATCGTCGCGCCCGGCTACGTCCTGATGGATCTCTTTCTCAAGTACCGCTGGCGCAACGTCGAGCTCGGCCTCGACCTCCTGAACCTCGGCAACTTCGATTGGCAGGAGGCGGTCTTCGCGGACACTTCGTGCGTCGCGAGCGAGGTCCGGGGCGGCCGCTGCGGCAATCCACGAGGCCCGATCGACGACATCCACTTCACCCCCGGCGATCCCTTTGGTGTACGCGGCCGGGTGATCGTGTACTTCTAG
- a CDS encoding L,D-transpeptidase, protein MAMRVRWGRALVLCAAVVVAVEAKVPFWGATTSRPLGTDPKTLAQGEWIWDGDAEPRGPMLVIVSLNEQRAYVYRNGVRIGVATASTGKPGYETPTGVFTILQKDEDHRSKTYDDAPMPYQERLTWGGVALHAGGLPGYPSSHGCVHLPSAFARKLFEVSPMGMTVVIAEEGEAPRDVVHPGLLTPVAANGATLDPAPRLEGDQAFRWTPVEGADGPVSLVVSGADQRLLVYRSGFEVGRARVTIRDAKQPLGTHVFQALDHPAGAPMRWKALAVPGYTGTSAAADPAEVQRIVVPGAFLTTLTPLVTPGTTLLVTDAAVLPSTTGVPLQLVTDGPPPAG, encoded by the coding sequence ATGGCGATGCGTGTGCGGTGGGGGCGGGCGCTCGTCCTCTGTGCGGCGGTGGTGGTGGCGGTCGAGGCGAAGGTGCCGTTCTGGGGCGCGACCACCTCGAGGCCCCTCGGCACCGATCCGAAGACGCTCGCGCAGGGCGAATGGATCTGGGACGGCGACGCGGAGCCGCGCGGCCCGATGCTCGTCATCGTCAGCCTCAACGAGCAGCGCGCGTACGTGTACCGCAACGGCGTGCGCATCGGCGTCGCCACCGCGAGCACGGGCAAGCCCGGCTACGAGACGCCCACCGGCGTCTTCACGATCCTCCAGAAGGATGAGGATCACCGCTCGAAGACCTACGACGACGCGCCCATGCCGTATCAGGAGCGACTCACCTGGGGCGGCGTCGCGCTGCATGCGGGCGGGCTGCCGGGCTATCCGTCGTCGCACGGCTGCGTGCACCTGCCCTCGGCGTTCGCACGCAAGCTGTTCGAGGTGAGCCCGATGGGTATGACCGTCGTCATCGCGGAGGAGGGCGAGGCGCCGCGCGACGTGGTCCATCCCGGGCTCCTCACCCCGGTCGCGGCGAACGGCGCGACCCTCGATCCGGCGCCCCGGCTCGAAGGCGACCAGGCCTTCCGTTGGACGCCGGTCGAAGGCGCGGACGGCCCCGTGTCGCTCGTCGTGAGCGGCGCGGACCAGCGGCTGCTCGTCTACCGCAGCGGGTTCGAGGTCGGACGCGCCCGCGTGACGATCCGGGATGCGAAGCAGCCGCTCGGCACGCACGTCTTTCAGGCCCTCGACCATCCCGCGGGCGCGCCGATGCGCTGGAAGGCGCTGGCCGTGCCCGGCTACACGGGGACGTCCGCCGCGGCCGACCCGGCGGAGGTGCAGCGCATCGTCGTTCCCGGCGCCTTCCTGACGACGCTGACCCCGCTCGTCACCCCCGGCACGACGCTGCTCGTCACGGACGCGGCCGTCCTGCCGAGCACGACCGGGGTGCCCCTCCAGCTGGTGACCGACGGCCCGCCCCCCGCGGGCTGA
- a CDS encoding MotA/TolQ/ExbB proton channel family protein yields the protein MHLSLFELWTVMGPFAKGVVLLLLGMSIASLATAVERWMAIRAAAQDLGRFEPEWRAVLTAPISAEARREAYDRSVRRTIIATGSSLKKGLSVLATVGATAPFVGLVGTVMGIVNAFQQIATSEAGGVGKVSAGIAEALVTTAIGIGVAIPAVWLFNALTQRIARLLTELEVRAQDIAVTQLRGEGA from the coding sequence ATGCACCTCTCGCTGTTCGAGCTCTGGACGGTCATGGGTCCGTTCGCCAAGGGCGTGGTCCTGCTGCTGCTCGGCATGTCGATCGCCTCGCTGGCGACGGCGGTCGAGCGCTGGATGGCGATCCGCGCCGCCGCCCAGGACCTCGGCCGGTTCGAGCCCGAGTGGCGCGCGGTGCTGACGGCGCCCATCAGCGCCGAGGCGCGCCGCGAGGCCTACGACCGCAGCGTCCGGCGTACGATCATCGCGACCGGCTCGAGCCTCAAGAAGGGTCTCAGCGTGCTCGCGACGGTCGGCGCGACGGCGCCGTTCGTCGGGCTCGTCGGCACCGTCATGGGCATCGTCAACGCCTTCCAGCAGATCGCGACCTCCGAGGCGGGCGGCGTGGGCAAGGTGTCGGCCGGTATCGCCGAGGCGCTCGTCACCACGGCGATCGGCATCGGCGTCGCCATCCCGGCCGTATGGCTGTTCAACGCGCTCACGCAGCGCATCGCCCGCCTCCTCACCGAGCTCGAGGTCCGGGCGCAGGACATCGCCGTCACCCAGCTGCGCGGAGAAGGTGCATGA
- a CDS encoding biopolymer transporter ExbD, with product MTFDDGSGGDDLRSDINVTPLVDVMLVLLVIFMVVTPLLRVQVPIDLPLAKQAEDANQVPDQVTLSATTDGVVRVNGEIVERDALEEKLRQLYATRTEKVIFLEADRALPYATVVELMDTCRAAGVERIGVLTQKKPDEG from the coding sequence ATGACCTTCGACGACGGCTCGGGCGGCGACGATCTCCGCTCCGACATCAACGTGACGCCGCTCGTCGACGTCATGCTGGTGCTGCTCGTGATCTTCATGGTGGTGACGCCGCTGCTGCGCGTGCAGGTGCCGATCGACCTGCCGCTCGCGAAGCAGGCCGAAGACGCGAACCAGGTCCCCGATCAGGTGACGCTGTCGGCCACCACCGACGGCGTCGTGCGCGTCAACGGCGAGATCGTCGAGCGGGACGCGCTCGAGGAGAAGCTGCGCCAGCTCTACGCCACGCGCACCGAGAAGGTGATCTTCCTCGAGGCCGATCGCGCGCTGCCGTATGCGACCGTCGTCGAGCTGATGGACACCTGTCGCGCCGCCGGCGTCGAGCGCATCGGCGTGCTCACGCAGAAGAAGCCCGACGAGGGCTGA